From Erwinia sp. HDF1-3R, one genomic window encodes:
- a CDS encoding alpha-hydroxy acid oxidase: MTSSATPSTLRGVDPDTATVVTAPATAKLPRRFRDLLALDDFERHARRRLPNMIYQYVAGGVETGRGIAGNLEAYQRYTFIPRMFRDVSGRSQRTTLFGHSYHHPFGVAPLGGASFVAYQADIALARAAREMNVPMILSASSLVKLEDVHAANPDAWFQAYLAGDQPRIDRLLDRVAAAGFSTLVVTGDTPMLGNREHNIRSGFSMPIKITPKVALESALSPRWLLGTVAQTFLRHGAPHFENTDAERGPPMMSGKVRNTQARDKLCWKNVEAIRKKWRGNLVIKGLMSPQDAFIARDLGADAVILSNHGGRQLDHTLPPLYSLAEVAAQKGSMKVIIDSGIRRGTDVMKAMALGADLVLLGRPFLYGAVIGGQAGVEHAMHILRDEIDRDLALLGVRTPSELDESYLCKTR, from the coding sequence ATGACTTCATCTGCTACGCCCTCCACGCTGCGCGGGGTTGACCCGGATACCGCTACCGTCGTGACCGCACCGGCGACGGCAAAGCTGCCGCGTCGGTTTCGCGATCTGCTGGCCCTGGACGATTTTGAACGCCATGCCCGTCGACGCCTGCCCAATATGATCTATCAGTATGTGGCGGGCGGGGTTGAAACCGGGCGCGGTATTGCCGGTAACCTTGAAGCCTACCAGCGCTATACGTTTATCCCTCGTATGTTCAGAGACGTTTCGGGTCGCAGCCAGCGCACCACCCTGTTTGGCCACAGCTATCATCATCCTTTCGGCGTTGCGCCGTTGGGCGGTGCCTCCTTTGTCGCCTATCAGGCCGATATCGCGCTTGCCCGGGCCGCCCGTGAAATGAACGTGCCGATGATCCTCAGCGCCTCTTCACTGGTTAAGCTGGAGGACGTACATGCCGCTAACCCGGATGCGTGGTTCCAGGCCTATCTGGCGGGCGATCAGCCGCGTATCGACCGGCTGCTGGATCGCGTGGCGGCGGCGGGCTTCAGCACGCTGGTGGTCACCGGCGATACGCCGATGCTGGGTAACCGCGAGCACAATATCCGCAGCGGCTTCAGTATGCCGATTAAGATCACCCCGAAGGTGGCGCTTGAAAGCGCGCTCAGCCCGCGCTGGCTGCTGGGCACCGTCGCGCAGACCTTCCTGCGTCACGGCGCGCCGCATTTTGAAAATACCGACGCCGAGCGCGGCCCGCCGATGATGTCGGGCAAAGTGCGAAACACCCAGGCGCGCGACAAGCTCTGCTGGAAAAACGTCGAGGCCATTCGTAAAAAGTGGCGGGGAAATCTGGTAATCAAAGGGCTGATGTCGCCGCAGGATGCCTTTATTGCTCGCGATCTTGGCGCGGATGCGGTGATCCTCTCCAATCACGGCGGCCGCCAGCTGGATCACACCCTGCCGCCCCTCTATTCGCTGGCCGAGGTGGCTGCGCAAAAGGGCAGCATGAAGGTGATTATCGACAGCGGCATTCGCCGCGGCACCGATGTGATGAAAGCCATGGCGCTGGGCGCCGATCTGGTTCTGCTTGGCAGGCCTTTTCTGTATGGGGCCGTCATCGGGGGGCAGGCAGGCGTGGAGCATGCCATGCATATTCTGCGTGATGAAATCGACCGCGACCTGGCGCTACTCGGCGTGCGCACCCCGTCTGAACTGGATGAGAGCTACCTGTGTAAAACGCGCTGA
- a CDS encoding aspartate/glutamate racemase family protein, translating into MMTRIVLLHATPVAMAPIDAAFRDIWPEAETINLLDDGLSVDRAREETLSPALIDRFVHLGEYGYKMQAGGILVTCSAFGPAIDRLAETLPVPVLKPNEAMFHEAVQQGNTIGMLATFGPSIQTMTDEFNQYVAEHHSAATLTTVLVEEAIDLLKKGDVEGHNQRVAARAKELAHCDVIMLAHFSTSRAADSVRQQVAIPVLTAPHAAVKRMKASVAAADRHSPAGEKE; encoded by the coding sequence ATCATGACCCGTATTGTTTTACTGCACGCCACGCCGGTCGCCATGGCGCCGATTGATGCGGCCTTTCGGGATATCTGGCCCGAGGCCGAAACCATAAACCTGCTGGACGATGGCCTGTCGGTGGACCGTGCGCGCGAGGAGACGCTCTCCCCGGCATTAATCGATCGCTTTGTTCACCTGGGCGAATATGGCTATAAGATGCAGGCCGGGGGCATTCTGGTAACCTGCTCGGCCTTTGGCCCGGCCATCGACAGGCTGGCGGAGACGCTTCCTGTACCGGTACTGAAGCCTAATGAAGCAATGTTTCACGAGGCGGTGCAGCAGGGAAATACCATCGGCATGCTCGCCACCTTTGGTCCTTCGATACAGACCATGACCGATGAATTTAACCAGTACGTCGCGGAGCATCACTCTGCGGCCACGCTGACCACCGTGCTGGTGGAGGAAGCCATCGATCTGCTGAAGAAAGGTGACGTCGAGGGGCACAATCAGCGGGTGGCCGCGCGGGCAAAAGAGCTGGCGCACTGTGATGTCATTATGCTTGCCCACTTTTCCACCTCGCGCGCTGCCGACAGCGTTCGTCAGCAGGTTGCAATCCCGGTACTGACCGCGCCCCATGCCGCCGTGAAGCGGATGAAGGCCAGCGTGGCGGCAGCGGATCGGCACAGCCCCGCAGGCGAAAAGGAGTAG
- a CDS encoding methyl-accepting chemotaxis protein — MSLKKSSLLVLLVLFTLFITSMLSNVWLLTRSNTSLDKVNKEIRVVLSIIDPINHSRTLRVRLMEYMKAMENSATLSSKPTLDGVNEVVSKADAAFQAYLAAPKLSDEQALADEYRTAYLAYRQQGLQPLILAATASDRAGFDRQIPNVVRLDRQYEIVLDKVLALHEQYAKHLNATAQGNFTFGLGLIATFSLLFLIVITAVLILLRRFVLAPLTLARDHCRQIAAGVLDKPLPVTPSRSEIQALMSAMEQMRGSLTDIIRQVRHSAQTVSSASQEIAAGNTDLASRTEQQAAALTQTAASMEELGATVKQNNENVHEASRLTQQAVQNARSGDRVSRDVIQTMEQINSSSKKIEDIIGVINGIAFQTNILALNAAVEAARAGEQGRGFAVVAGEVRSLAQRSAVAAKEIEGLIVASVASIQSGSQLVSETGEVINAIITSVTQVDALMNQISIASEEQSRGISQIEQAVTEMDSVTQQNAALVHQSAASSASLEEQVSHLTQAVSAFHLTTG; from the coding sequence ATGTCACTGAAAAAGTCCTCCCTGCTTGTTCTGCTTGTGTTATTTACCCTCTTTATAACCAGTATGCTCTCTAACGTCTGGCTTCTGACGCGCAGTAACACCTCGCTGGATAAGGTCAACAAAGAAATACGCGTGGTGCTTTCAATTATTGATCCTATTAACCACAGTCGTACCCTGCGCGTTCGCCTGATGGAATATATGAAAGCCATGGAAAATAGCGCCACGCTTTCCTCGAAACCGACGCTTGACGGTGTTAATGAAGTCGTATCAAAAGCGGATGCGGCATTCCAGGCGTATCTCGCAGCGCCTAAGCTGTCCGATGAACAGGCGCTGGCTGATGAGTATCGCACGGCTTATCTCGCCTACCGTCAGCAGGGCCTGCAACCGCTTATCCTGGCGGCTACGGCCAGCGACCGGGCAGGATTCGATCGTCAGATCCCAAACGTAGTCCGGCTCGACAGGCAGTATGAGATCGTGCTTGATAAAGTGCTGGCCCTGCATGAGCAATATGCTAAACACCTTAATGCCACGGCCCAGGGGAACTTCACGTTCGGCCTGGGTCTGATCGCCACCTTTAGCCTGCTGTTTCTGATCGTCATTACAGCCGTGCTGATCCTGCTGCGCCGCTTCGTATTGGCTCCACTCACGCTTGCCCGCGACCACTGCCGTCAGATAGCGGCCGGTGTGCTGGATAAGCCGCTACCTGTGACACCGTCACGCAGTGAAATCCAGGCATTAATGAGCGCGATGGAGCAGATGCGCGGCTCGCTCACCGATATTATTCGTCAGGTGCGGCACTCGGCACAGACCGTCTCCAGCGCCTCGCAGGAAATTGCCGCCGGAAATACTGACCTGGCCTCGCGAACCGAGCAGCAGGCTGCCGCCCTGACGCAAACGGCAGCGAGCATGGAGGAGCTGGGGGCCACGGTAAAACAGAATAATGAGAACGTACATGAAGCCAGTCGCCTTACCCAGCAGGCCGTACAAAATGCCCGTTCAGGCGATCGCGTCTCCCGCGACGTTATTCAGACAATGGAGCAAATCAACAGCAGTTCCAAAAAAATTGAGGATATCATTGGGGTAATCAATGGCATTGCGTTTCAGACCAATATTCTGGCGCTTAATGCGGCGGTAGAGGCGGCCAGAGCGGGTGAACAGGGGCGCGGATTTGCCGTAGTGGCCGGAGAAGTCCGCTCGCTGGCACAGCGAAGTGCCGTCGCGGCAAAAGAGATCGAGGGTCTGATTGTCGCCTCAGTAGCCAGCATTCAGTCGGGTTCACAGCTGGTATCAGAGACGGGCGAAGTCATCAACGCCATTATCACATCGGTTACTCAGGTGGACGCACTGATGAACCAGATTTCCATTGCGTCTGAAGAGCAGAGCCGCGGCATCAGCCAGATTGAACAGGCAGTGACCGAGATGGATAGCGTGACCCAGCAAAACGCGGCGCTGGTTCATCAGTCCGCTGCCTCTTCCGCCTCGCTCGAAGAACAGGTCAGTCATCTCACCCAGGCCGTCTCCGCCTTTCACCTGACAACGGGCTAA
- the otnK gene encoding 3-oxo-tetronate kinase, which translates to MLIGVIADDFTGASDIAVTLAKGIQGEGGLKTTQYLGVPSRPAEAEVEAGVVALKSRSVPADRAVAQSLAACRWLQAQGCEQILFKYCSTFDSTDSGNIGPVIDALATHLGAKSVVVCPAFPAMGRSVYQGHLFVGDRLLNESGMQHHPLTPMTDADLRRVLQRQSHNPVVHIGWQTVSQGSDALSRALAKVEQQAETSRERASGAASNAGPQANATTLVVVDAISEADLAAIGEACRYAPLVTGGSGVALGLPHNFIAQGRVSGQPARTPQVPGAEAILVGSCSGATREQIAEHQKHHPVMMIDVGDVMSGITGPDRLVDFIQAHQGQSPLVYSSGDPASVRQIQQQYGREKVAAALDALFGTTAQRLVAAGTRRIVVGGGETSGAVVSALDLGALTIGEEIDVGVPAMFSQGEEPIALALKSGNFGGKTFFARAVASLRG; encoded by the coding sequence ATGTTAATTGGCGTAATAGCGGATGATTTTACCGGGGCCAGCGATATCGCGGTGACGCTCGCGAAAGGGATACAGGGTGAGGGCGGCCTGAAAACAACCCAGTACCTGGGGGTGCCCTCGCGGCCTGCTGAGGCAGAAGTTGAAGCGGGGGTGGTCGCCCTCAAAAGCCGCTCTGTTCCGGCGGATCGGGCCGTGGCCCAGTCGCTGGCCGCCTGCCGCTGGTTACAGGCGCAGGGCTGCGAGCAGATCCTTTTCAAATACTGCTCGACCTTTGATTCAACCGACAGCGGCAATATCGGGCCGGTCATTGATGCGCTCGCGACGCATCTTGGGGCCAAAAGCGTGGTGGTCTGTCCCGCTTTCCCCGCCATGGGCCGCTCGGTTTATCAGGGGCATCTGTTCGTGGGCGATCGTCTGCTTAACGAATCGGGAATGCAGCATCATCCGCTCACGCCAATGACCGATGCCGATCTGCGCCGGGTACTGCAACGCCAGTCGCATAATCCGGTTGTGCATATTGGCTGGCAAACGGTGAGCCAGGGTAGCGACGCGCTGAGCCGGGCATTGGCGAAAGTAGAACAGCAGGCGGAAACCTCACGCGAACGTGCGTCGGGCGCAGCGTCAAATGCTGGCCCGCAGGCGAACGCGACCACGCTGGTGGTGGTGGATGCTATCAGCGAGGCCGATCTGGCGGCTATCGGTGAAGCCTGCCGCTATGCGCCACTGGTCACCGGCGGCTCCGGCGTCGCCCTTGGTCTGCCGCACAACTTTATTGCGCAGGGGCGGGTAAGCGGCCAACCTGCGCGTACCCCGCAGGTTCCCGGTGCGGAAGCGATTCTGGTCGGCAGCTGTTCGGGGGCCACCCGCGAGCAGATTGCCGAACACCAGAAACATCACCCGGTGATGATGATCGACGTTGGCGACGTGATGAGCGGCATAACCGGTCCCGATCGGCTGGTCGACTTTATTCAGGCGCATCAGGGGCAGTCCCCGCTGGTTTACTCCTCCGGTGATCCGGCGTCGGTCAGGCAGATCCAGCAGCAATACGGCCGTGAGAAGGTTGCCGCTGCGCTGGATGCGCTGTTTGGCACCACCGCACAGCGGCTGGTGGCCGCGGGCACCCGACGTATCGTGGTCGGGGGAGGGGAAACGTCGGGGGCGGTGGTCAGCGCGCTGGATCTGGGTGCGCTGACTATCGGTGAAGAGATCGATGTGGGCGTACCCGCGATGTTTTCTCAGGGGGAGGAACCCATCGCGCTGGCGCTAAAATCGGGTAACTTCGGGGGGAAAACGTTTTTCGCCCGCGCGGTCGCCTCACTGCGCGGCTAA
- a CDS encoding substrate-binding domain-containing protein codes for MSGNTTLRVFSALAVRAPFDALEQAFLQQHPHCELTLEWNPTSVIERKIAAGAPADAAILTVPVIERLIEEGVIIADSRVDLVDSRIGLAILPDAVAPDISSLSALKQTLLAARSVAWSLGGASGIYFQTLIERLGIEAEMTSRGTTIPEGFTASQLLTGKADLALQQISELLMVPGVKVIGPLPDEAQKVTAFAGGIFRAAANPQDAAALLASLRTPQARATFESFGLTCRE; via the coding sequence ATGTCCGGAAATACAACCCTGCGCGTATTTAGCGCACTGGCGGTTCGCGCGCCCTTTGACGCACTGGAGCAGGCTTTTTTGCAGCAGCATCCCCACTGCGAACTGACGCTGGAGTGGAATCCCACTTCCGTGATTGAGAGAAAAATAGCCGCCGGTGCCCCGGCCGATGCGGCAATCCTCACCGTACCGGTGATCGAGCGGCTGATTGAGGAAGGCGTAATAATTGCCGACAGCCGCGTGGATCTGGTGGATTCGCGCATTGGTCTGGCCATACTACCCGATGCGGTCGCGCCGGATATCAGCAGCCTGTCGGCGCTTAAGCAGACGCTGCTGGCAGCACGCTCGGTGGCCTGGTCGCTCGGGGGGGCCAGCGGCATCTATTTTCAAACGCTGATCGAGCGGCTGGGCATTGAAGCGGAGATGACGTCGCGCGGTACCACCATCCCCGAAGGATTTACCGCCAGCCAGCTGCTGACGGGCAAGGCGGATCTCGCCCTACAGCAAATCAGCGAGCTGCTGATGGTGCCGGGTGTGAAAGTGATCGGCCCCCTGCCCGATGAGGCGCAGAAGGTGACCGCCTTTGCCGGGGGTATTTTCCGCGCGGCAGCCAATCCGCAGGATGCGGCGGCACTGCTTGCCTCGCTGCGCACGCCGCAGGCGCGGGCGACCTTCGAATCCTTTGGGCTGACCTGTCGCGAGTAG
- a CDS encoding methyl-accepting chemotaxis protein codes for MSIASYLWNTLIPRKIHSLAARPASNTFDCRAVPTRFPVGSGDGRGLMMVFVPPEADFGRVNSAWQKLSTPHRRIIVLSSTGALCAKKGQSTYCDTSGPMGSWLWLPQQTIAEHEVHQLDLAIPPEATAGQRIAALRRQLDKMPVSMALSSEDTFAMIYCDGLSSAEGFLMQAWYDSGRFPCLAIGGSAGGRTDFLNTWIGTHEGLLQNKAVIVFCKMAKGKSFAPFKSQNFTPTSQSWLIAEANPVTRTVSSLFDTDGQQKPIVEALADYFKCPPSQLEKHLQGTTFGVKVGEEYFIRSVAKVNTDSLSFFCDLEFGDRLYLLEAQDFVNATQQEWLKFSAGKGKPSAMLLNDCLLRRLNNPDSLPSAQLFSGVTAAGFSSFGEIFGVPINQTLSALVFYDRDVKAMTRFAVEYAAYAGHYAQRSLRRWEALHTLQTGVIDKVIAYQQAIAPVINTFPLLEQATNRQSDALDIAGVNIGAINDAAAITLTAQEELTAQLAELEKISRGITQITAGIGAIADQTNLLALNAAVEAARAGAAGRGFAVVAEEVRRLARSSKEQADATRQNINETVTTLATLKKLAGRSASTTTDMAQKSLSAQGQIATISEENALGRQSMVENISRLKDAAAGMDAMNQAVSQLTVLQKLVNL; via the coding sequence ATGTCCATCGCATCATATCTGTGGAATACCCTTATTCCACGTAAAATACATTCACTGGCGGCCCGGCCGGCCAGCAATACGTTTGACTGTCGGGCGGTGCCAACGCGGTTTCCAGTTGGCAGCGGCGATGGCCGGGGCCTGATGATGGTCTTCGTGCCGCCCGAAGCCGATTTCGGCCGGGTCAACAGCGCCTGGCAGAAACTGAGCACCCCGCATCGCCGGATTATCGTGCTCTCGTCGACCGGCGCGCTCTGTGCAAAAAAGGGGCAGTCTACCTACTGCGACACCAGCGGGCCGATGGGCAGCTGGCTCTGGCTGCCGCAACAAACCATCGCCGAACATGAAGTGCATCAGCTGGACCTGGCTATCCCGCCCGAGGCCACGGCCGGGCAGCGCATAGCCGCGCTCCGACGCCAGTTAGACAAAATGCCGGTCAGTATGGCGCTCTCCTCTGAAGATACCTTTGCGATGATCTACTGCGACGGCCTCTCTTCGGCAGAAGGATTTCTGATGCAGGCCTGGTATGACAGCGGACGTTTCCCCTGCCTGGCAATAGGCGGATCAGCGGGCGGACGTACGGACTTCCTGAACACCTGGATTGGAACGCATGAGGGGCTGTTACAGAATAAAGCGGTGATTGTATTTTGTAAGATGGCGAAAGGTAAATCATTTGCACCCTTTAAGAGCCAGAACTTTACCCCGACCTCGCAAAGCTGGCTAATTGCAGAAGCGAACCCGGTCACCCGCACCGTTTCCTCGCTGTTTGATACCGACGGACAGCAGAAACCGATCGTTGAGGCACTTGCTGACTATTTTAAATGCCCGCCTTCCCAGCTTGAAAAACATTTACAGGGGACGACATTTGGCGTGAAAGTCGGAGAGGAATACTTTATTCGTTCCGTCGCTAAAGTTAATACCGACAGTCTCAGTTTTTTTTGCGACCTGGAATTTGGCGATCGCCTTTATCTCCTGGAGGCGCAGGATTTTGTTAATGCCACACAGCAGGAGTGGTTGAAATTTTCAGCCGGTAAAGGCAAACCCAGCGCAATGCTGCTTAATGACTGCCTGCTGCGTCGTCTGAATAACCCGGACAGCCTGCCTTCGGCCCAGCTCTTTAGTGGCGTAACCGCCGCGGGCTTCTCAAGCTTTGGCGAAATTTTCGGTGTACCAATTAACCAAACGCTGTCAGCGCTGGTATTTTACGACCGGGATGTGAAGGCCATGACGCGCTTTGCGGTCGAGTATGCGGCCTATGCCGGACACTACGCACAGCGTTCGCTGCGGCGTTGGGAAGCCCTGCACACGCTACAGACCGGCGTGATTGATAAGGTCATTGCCTATCAGCAGGCCATCGCGCCGGTGATCAATACTTTCCCGCTGCTTGAGCAAGCCACCAACCGCCAGAGCGACGCACTGGACATCGCAGGGGTGAATATTGGCGCGATTAACGATGCCGCCGCCATCACCCTGACCGCGCAGGAAGAACTCACCGCACAGCTTGCCGAACTGGAGAAAATTTCCCGCGGCATCACCCAGATCACCGCTGGCATCGGCGCCATTGCCGACCAGACCAACCTCCTCGCGCTTAACGCGGCGGTAGAGGCTGCGCGCGCTGGCGCAGCGGGACGCGGATTTGCGGTAGTTGCGGAGGAGGTACGCCGTCTGGCGCGCTCGTCAAAAGAACAGGCGGATGCTACCCGTCAAAACATCAACGAAACGGTCACTACGCTGGCCACGCTGAAAAAACTGGCGGGTCGCAGCGCCAGCACGACAACGGATATGGCACAAAAGAGCCTCTCGGCTCAGGGACAGATCGCGACCATCAGCGAAGAGAATGCGCTTGGACGGCAGAGCATGGTGGAAAATATCAGCCGACTCAAAGATGCCGCAGCGGGGATGGATGCGATGAATCAGGCGGTCAGCCAGCTCACCGTTCTGCAAAAGCTGGTGAACCTCTAG